In Lates calcarifer isolate ASB-BC8 linkage group LG4, TLL_Latcal_v3, whole genome shotgun sequence, a genomic segment contains:
- the col6a1 gene encoding collagen alpha-1(VI) chain encodes METLRGLLALLCAFLVGAQTLDQRQRFADCPVDLFFVLDTSESVALRQTPHNFYIDQIKDFAKRFIDELRDMRHECDRILTWNSGALHYSDDIIIVRELSDMSVDRQNLKKDIDGISYIGKGTYTDCAIRRGLAELLVGGSHHHENKYIVVVTDGHPITGYKEPCGGVQEAANEARQHGVKVFAVAISPDQEETRLSIIATDQTYRQNFTAADDARSTKMGTIRTIIDMITNETKDVCCSFDCSAPGGPKGPDGDLGGKGETGRPGMPGEKGDIGDVGHIGDPGPVGYSGMKGDRGARGEKGDRGHKGYKGDKGQRGNDGTDGRKGEAGFPGLPGCKGSPGADGQQGDSGPKGDPGPYGQKGAKGDPGRDGVPGLPGNYGPLGPQGDRGPRGADGDKGERGDDGPPGQDGSPGERGQVGEKGEQGSRGNRGPRGDPGEPGPRGEQGREGSAGGNGDPGEPGRQGAPGYRGDEGPPGPEGPKGPRGIKGAPGDRGPMGERGEDGAPGNGTEGCPGFQGYPGPRGDPGEPGGKGTPGPKGDDGEPGDSGLDNNDPGPPGPKGAKGHRGPEGRPGPPGPPGPPGTDECEILDIIMKLCSCCECKCASLDLAFIVDSSESIGATNFALAKDFVITVIDRLMKDQQVKFAGNESRLSVVQYSGSRAQEIVQLGSANAATLTEFKQAVRDLHWLAEATYTGEALDFALNNTIKLMRQENRVVLVLTDGRSDIIRDKTPNNILCGKNIRVGGLGVMDYSGRQPNQEQLEDVVCKSDPKPGFSFVLNNFAELLDDTFLQNLTSRICQDKRCPDYKCSITFTEGADILMMMDSSASVGQKNFDISKTFVQQLAKRFLTAKRNRGATVRVGVGQYSRSARLEQALTTNLTLLTHHIEEAAFQNDGTNVLGAMEFAIRSLTGRGDASGGNKKLVLFSDGRSQAVTEAVLEKRVRDVADAGVELFVVAVGNQVNEANLRILVSKGNLNDISYAQRHLFRVADYPSLLRGVFPQTVSRRVSLR; translated from the exons ATGGAGACTCTTAGAGGTCTCCTTGCGCTGCTGTGCGCTTTCCTGGTTGGAGCGCAAACGCTGGACCAAAGACAGAGATTTGCGG ATTGTCCCGTTGATCTTTTCTTCGTACTGGATACATCAGAGAGTGTCGCCCTCAGGCAGACACCTCACAACTTTTATATTGACCAGATCAAAGATTTCGCCAAGCGCTTCATAGATGAACTCAGGGATat GCGACACGAATGTGACCGCATCCTGACGTGGAATTCAGGAGCGCTGCACTACAGTGACGATATCATCATTGTGCGAGAGCTGAGTGACATGAGCGTTGATCGTCAGAACCTGAAGAAAGATATCGATGGTATCTCATACATCGGCAAGGGCACATATACTGACTGCGCCATCAGAAGGGGTCTTGCTGAGCTGCTCGTTGG GGGTTCCCACCACCATGAGAACAAGTACATTGTGGTAGTGACTGATGGTCATCCTATTACTGGTTACAAAGAGCCATGTGGAGGAGTGCAGGAGGCGGCTAATGAGGCCAGGCAACATGGAGTCAAAGTGTTCGCTGTCGCCATCTCACCTGACCAGGag GAAACCAGGCTGTCAATCATTGCCACAGACCAGACGTACAGACAGAACTTCACCGCTGCAGACGATGCCAGATCCACCAAGATGGGAACCATTCGCACCATCATTGATATGATC acaaaCGAGACAAAGGATGTG TGTTGCTCTTTTGACTGCAGT GCTCCAGGAGGGCCCAAAGGACCAGACGGAGACCTTGGTGGAAAG GGAGAAACAGGTAGACCAGGAATGccaggagagaaaggagataTTGGTGACGTG GGTCACATCGGAGATCCTGGTCCTGTTGGTTACAGTGGAATGAAG GGAGACCGTGGTGCCAGAGGAGAGAAG GGTGATAGAGGACACAAAGGCTACAAG GGAGACAAAGGTCAAAGGGGAAATGATGGAACTGATGGACGCAAG GGTGAAGCTGGTTTCCCTGGTCTTCCCGGCTGTAAAGGATCTCCCGGAGCAGAC GGCCAGCAGGGAGACTCTGGACCAAAGGGAGACCCTGGTCCTTATGGACAGAAAGGAGCAAAA GGAGATCCTGGAAGAGACGGTGTACCAGGATTGCCTGGAAACTATGGACCTCTGGGACCTCAG GGTGATCGGGGTCCTCGGGGAGCTGATGGGGACAAAGGAGAGCGTGGTGATGAT GGCCCACCTGGACAGGATGGATCTCCTGGCGAGAGA GGACAAGTTGGAGAGAAGGGGGAGCAAGGTTCCCGTGGAAACAGAGGTCCAAGAGGAGATCCG GGAGAGCCAGGACCCCGTGGagagcaggggagggagggcTCAGCTGGCGGCAATGGAGATCCc GGTGAGCCTGGCAGGCAGGGAGCTCCTGGCTACAGAGGAGATGAAGGCCCACCTGGACCAGAG GGACCCAAAGGGCCGAGAGGAATCAAAGGAGCTCCAGGAGACAGAGGCCCAATGGGGGAGAGG GGAGAAGATGGTGCCCCAGGAAATGGTACTGAAGGTTGTCCTGGTTTCCAG GGTTATCCTGGGCCCCGCGGGGATCCTGGTGAGCCG GGTGGCAAGGGAACCCCTGGACCCaaaggagatgatggagagcCCGGAGATTCAGGCCTCGAT AACAACGACCCAGGGCCTCCAGGACCTAAAGGGGCCAAAGGTCACAGAGGACCTGAGGGCAGACCG GGACCTCCTGGGCCTCCTGGACCACCAGGAACTGAT GAATGTGAAATTCTGGATATCATCATGAAGCTCTGCT CCTGTTGTG agtGTAAGTGTGCATCTCTGGACCTGGCGTTTATTGTGGATAGCTCAGAGAGTATTGGTGCCACAAACTTTGCTCTTGCCAAAGACTTTGTCATCACAGTCATAGACAGACTGATGAAAGACCAGCAAGTCAAG tttGCAGGTAATGAGTCCAGGTTGAGTGTTGTCCAGTACAGTGGATCACGGGCACAAGAAATTGTCCAACTGGGCTCCGCCAACGCCGCTACCCTCACCGAATTTAAACA GGCAGTGAGAGATTTGCACTGGCTGGCTGAGGCCACATACACTGGTGAGGCCCTCGACTTCGCTCTGAACAACACAATCAAACTGATGAGGCAAGAGAACCGAGTCGTTCTCGTTCTCACCGACGGCCGCTCTGACATTATCAGGGACAAGACTCCCAACAACATACTCTGTGGTAAAAACATCCGG GTGGGTGGTTTAGGAGTTATGGACTACTCAGGCCGTCAGCCCAACCAAGAGCAGCTTGAAGATGTGGTGTGCAAGAGTGACCCCAAACCAGGCTTTTCCTTTGTCCTGAATAACTTTGCTGAGCTGCTAGATGACACTTTCCTACAGAACCTCACATCCAGAATCTGTCaag ATAAGAGATGCCCAGACTACAAATGTTCCA TCACTTTCACTGAGGGTGCTGatattttgatgatgatggacaGCTCGGCTAGTGTGGGCCAGAAGAACTTTGACATAAGCAAGACCTTCGTCCAGCAGCTGGCCAAACGCTTCCTGACAGCAAAGAGGAACAGGGGTGCTACGGTCAGAGTAGGCGTGGGCCAGTACAGCCGAAGTGCCCGCTTGGAGCAGGCGCTGACTACCAATTTGACCCTGCTGACTCATCACATTGAGGAGGCAGCTTTCCAAAATGACGGCACCAACGTGTTAGGAGCCATGGAATTTGCCATCCGCAGTTTAACTGGGCGAGGGGACGCATCGGGAGGCAACAAGAAGCTGGTGCTGTTCTCTGACGGCAGGTCTCAGGCCGTCACCGAGGCTGTGCTGGAGAAGCGTGTTCGTGATGTGGCGGACGCTGGGGTGGAGCTCTTTGTCGTCGCTGTCGGCAACCAGGTCAACGAGGCAAACCTCCGCATACTGGTGAGCAAGGGGAACCTGAACGACATCTCCTACGCCCAGCGCCACCTGTTCCGTGTCGCAGATTACCCCTCTCTGCTCCGCGGGGTCTTCCCCCAGACCGTCTCCCGCAGGGTCTCCTTGCGCTAA
- the LOC108883229 gene encoding zinc finger protein 11 — translation MNDMEFSVPLSSLALLVPPLRLMSAVMWEVVRQRNIKHYGKLEEFVSMVTDAVPELMSKREGRLLSLGLRARTTLELLRSEHPEDLKAVETHLNRIRSSCIEETNDPVIEAPEANFMKLVQGLIEDTDGREHFLKNVFPVEYGPDFDTALETLVCEFFTRLEELLPIPDFKQTASWISAAPSVLEEYMQCVSNGEDLKFLLQSKQCHGKLAKSSVAPFQSDDLLIPSLSLPPSLEVAIASHPSACDDENNDVPQIVMFDEELSTNPSTSTDFPESPKRTDISSSPRRRQQSGMHKCPECDKCFKHHSVLIEHQRVHTGLQPYNCSECGRAFRTATLLAGHRLRKCKNAAYLCIKCGNSFPTSLDKFRHHCPKRGRNYDCGHCGKSFQKSSSLKEHLLTHVQSRLFKCSHCGAGFSGIGDLKYHQQVDHDKPYQCKQCGKSFISSKCLTKHQQRHEEVGEMETAKLMSGGKHRKSVSAHRTASASLSSRKTSVKAVYPRGRVTHNCPLCGRSFKYRFEFLEHQRFHTAVKPYKCSQCGKAFRTEAHLSGHRKRKCKNAAHICTKCGCQFRSLHERVRHQCVQLLTKYECSHCGKTFKMAHLLKNHQMSEHQLPYSPNHRFRCRYCDETFPGISELKYHQRVDHDKPYQCQECGKCFLSEKCLANHELRHNDDRPESCLVCGRGFRNRYDLKQHMRTHTGERPYQCTHCSQCFSTAGGLRSHTRVHTGEKPHVCPDCGKAFSQMGAMRTHRLTHTGERPFKCTVCGKGFTMAHKVTVHMRVHTGERPYVCSQCGKAFSDGSVLKQHMLNHSGVRPYHCQICPKTYTCLNHLRRHLKSHSNMN, via the exons ATGAACGACATGG AATTCAGCGTCCCTCTGTCCTCACTGGCACTCCTGGTCCCACCACTACGACTGATGTCAGCAGTGATGTGGGAAGTGGTGCGCCAGCGGAACATAAAGCACTATGGGAAACTGGAGGAGTTTGTGTCCATGGTAACAGATGCAGTACCTGAACTGATGAGTAAAAGAGAAGGGAGGCTGCTCTCACTGGGCCTGAGAGCAAGG ACAACTCTTGAACTGTTGCGTTCTGAACATCCTGAAGATCTAAAGGCTGTTGAGACTCACCTTAACCGAATCAGATCTTCTTGCATCGAGGAG aCCAATGATCCTGTAATTGAAGCACCAGAGGCGAACTTTATGAAGCTGGTACAAGGCCTCATTGAAGATACTGATGGCAGAGAACATTTCCTCAAA AATGTGTTTCCCGTGGAATATGGCCCAGACTTCGACACAGCACTGGAGACTTTAGTCTGTGAATTCTTCACAAGACTCGAGGAGCTGCTGCCAATACCAGATTTCAAACAG ACTGCTTCCTGGATCAGTGCTGCCCCCTCTGTTCTAGAGGAGTACATGCAGTGTGTCTCAAACGGAGAGGACCTTAAATTTCTTCTCCAAAGCAAACAGTGCCATGGGAAACTGGCAAAAAGTAGTGTTG CTCCATTTCAGTCAGATGATCTTCTCATTCCATCTCTATCTCTTCCTCCATCGCTGGAAGTGGCCATCGCATCCCACCCAAGCGCGTGCGATGACGAAAACAATGATGTTCCTCAGATTGTTATGTTCGATGAAGAGCTGTCTACAAACCCTTCCACGTCGACCGACTTTCCTGAATCACCAAAAAGGACTGACATCTCATCATCTCCTCGCAGGAGACAGCAGTCAGGAATGCATAAATGCCCTGAGTGTGACAAATGCTTCAAGCATCACTCTGTCCTAATCGAACACCAGAGAGTACACACCGGGCTGCAGCCTTACAACTGCTCTGAGTGTGGGAGGGCTTTCAGAACAGCCACACTGCTGGCCGGTCACAGGCTAAGGAAATGCAAAAATGCTGCATATTTGTGTATTAAATGTGGGAACAGTTTTCCAACCTCGCTGGACAAATTCCGACACCACTGCCCAAAACGGGGCCGTAATTACGACTGTGGGCACTGTGGGAAGAGTTTTCAAAAGTCTAGCAGCTTAAAGGAACACCTGCTAACTCATGTTCAAAGCCGCCTTTTTAAATGCAGCCATTGTGGTGCCGGTTTTTCAGGAATTGGTGACCTGAAGTATCACCAGCAGGTAGACCATGATAAGCCATACCAGTGTAAGCAATGTGGAAAGAGCTTTATCTCCTCCAAGTGTCTGACCAAACATCAACAACGGCATGAAGAGGTCGGTGAAATGGAGACAGCCAAATTAATGAGCGGAGGTAAACACAGGAAAAGTGTCTCGGCTCATCGAACTGCTTCAGCATCTCTGTCGTCCAGGAAGACTTCTGTCAAAGCTGTCTACCCCCGTGGGCGAGTCACCCATAACTGTCCGCTGTGTGGAAGGAGCTTTAAGTATCGCTTTGAATTTCTCGAGCACCAGAGGTTCCACACTGCAGTGAAGCCTTACAAATGCTCTCAGTGTGGCAAAGCCTTCCGCACAGAGGCTCACCTGTCTGggcacaggaagaggaagtgtaAAAATGCTGCCCACATTTGCACCAAGTGTGGGTGTCAGTTCAGGTCTCTTCATGAACGCGTCAGACAccagtgtgtgcagctgctgacAAAATACGAGTGTTCTCATTGCGGAAAGACATTTAAGATGGCCCACCTGCTGAAGAACCATCAGATGAGTGAACATCAGCTTCCCTACAGCCCCAACCATCGCTTCAGGTGCAGATACTGTGATGAGACTTTCCCTGGGATCAGTGAACTGAAGTACCATCAGAGAGTTGACCATGACAAGCCCTATCAGTGTCAGGAATGTGGCAAGTGTTTCTTGTCCGAAAAATGCCTAGCCAATCACGAGCTGCGCCACAACGATGACAGACCAGAGAGCTGCCTCGTCTGTGGCCGTGGCTTCAGAAACCGCTACGACTTGAAGCAGCACATGCGCACTCACACAGGAGAGCGACCTTACCAGTGCACTCACTGTTCACAGTGTTTCTCCACTGCAGGAGGACTGAGGAGTCACACCAGGGTTCACACAGGCGAGAAGCCACATGTTTGCCCCGACTGTGGGAAGGCTTTCTCCCAGATGGGCGCAATGCGCACCCACAGGCTGACCCACACAGGAGAAAGGCCGTTCAAGTGCACAGTGTGTGGCAAAGGCTTTACGATGGCACACAAAGTAACAGTTCACATGCGTGTTCACACTGGAGAGCGGCCGTATGTATGCTCTCAGTGTGGAAAAGCCTTCTCAGATGGAAGTGTGCTGAAGCAGCACATGCTGAACCACTCAGGAGTGAGACCATACCACTGCCAGATCTGTCCCAAGACCTACACCTGTCTGAACCACCTGAGGAGGCACCTGAAAAGTCACTCTAACATGAACTGA
- the LOC127142388 gene encoding zinc finger protein ZFMSA12A isoform X2, which yields MLAVMWKVVRQRSIKHYGKVEEFVSLVTETIPDILTNRQMRLLTLGLRAKMTLQMLGSEQSEDLRCVRTHLESFLSSSSKEHQPENEALEANFVRLVQRLLEDPKAREHFRENVFPVEYGPNFDTALETLVCEFFTRLEELVLIPNFKQTAVWINDTSSVLKEYMQCVTKGDDLKVLLRSKVCHGKMAKMDSTVPSPSEQQLFSSLSLPPSLRATSTKDVESNTETCENQRESEAISPQEEVDMRIQDAKWPDENETQHSVSTSNAEQTTGGKCSDSVPDVHTVEESDDRAASTSAESPALSSSMIGPPRQRVAHKCTQCGKCFIYRYELLEHQRLHTGENPYKCSQCGKAFRRTSDLSTHRRTQCSKAAYICIKCGNSFQSIRDKFRHQCVHSVQKFDCSQCGKSFKKMYLLGKHELTHTQNRIFTCRQCGEVYPSMSELRSHQKIHPPELSNQCMQCGKFFSSAACLTAHELRHRQQRTQICVHCGKAFKNKHDLSLHMRSHTGERPFQCTYCGKRFSVSGNLNIHIRTHTGEKPYLCSDCGKAFVSAGELQIHRRTHTGEKPYKCTVCGRGFTMASKVTLHMRVHTGERPYVCSECGKGFSRGSELKKHTMNHTGVRPYACQLCAKTYTCLNHLKRHLKTHSVAQTQSV from the exons ATGTTGGCTGTGATGTGGAAAGTGGTTCGTCAGAGGAGCATAAAGCATTATGGGAAAGTGGAAGAGTTTGTGTCCTTGGTAACTGAAACCATCCCTGACATCTTGACAAATAGACAGATGAGACTGCTCACTCTGGGCTTAAGAGCAAAG atgacTTTACAGATGTTAGGCTCTGAACAGTCAGAGGATCTCAGATGTGTTAGAACGCACTTAGAAAGCTTCCTGTCATCCAGCTCAAAAGAG CATCAGCCAGAAAATGAAGCTCTTGAAGCCAACTTTGTCAGGCTTGTTCAGAGACTTCTGGAGGACCCAAAAGCGAGAGAACACTTCCGCGAG AATGTGTTCCCTGTGGAGTATGGCCCCAACTTTGATACAGCACTGGAGACTCTGGTTTGTGAGTTCTTCACCcgactggaggagctggtgcTTATACCAAACTTTAAACAG ACTGCAGTGTGGATCAATGATACATCCTCTGTGCTAAAAGAGTACATGCAGTGTGTAACCAAAGGAGATGACCTCAAAGTACTGCTCAGAAGCAAGGTGTGTCATGGTAAAATGGCCAAGATGGATTCCACTG TGCCCTCtccctcagagcagcagctcttcTCATCATTATCCCTGCCTCCTTCTTTGAGAGCAACCAGCACCAAAGATGTGGAATctaacacagaaacatgtgaaAACCAAAGAGAATCTGAGGCAATTTCTCCTCAGGAGGAGGTAGATATGAGGATACAGGATGCAAAATGGCCAGATGAGAATGAGACACAACATAGTGTGAGTACCAGCAATGCCGAACAAACAACAGGAGGGAAATGCAGTGACAGTGTTCCTGATGTCCACACTGTGGAAGAGTCTGATGACAGAGCTGCCTCTACATCTGCTGAGAGTCCTGCACTGTCCAGCTCTATGATAGGCCCCCCTCGGCAGAGAGttgcacacaaatgcactcaGTGTGGGAAGTGCTTCATTTATCGTTATGAACTCCTGGAGCATCAAAGGCTTCACACTGGAGAAAACCCTTATAAGTGCTCTCAGTGTGGAAAGGCCTTCAGGAGGACATCGGACCTGTCTACTCACAGACGAACACAGTGCTCAAAAGCAGCTTATATTTGCATCAAATGTGGAAATAGCTTTCAATCTATACGGGACAAATTTAGACACCAGTGTGTTCATAGTGTCCAAAAGTTTGACTGTTCTCAGTGCGGGAAAAGCTTCAAAAAAATGTACTTGCTGGGTAAGCATGAGCTGACTCACACCCAGAACCGTATTTTCACATGCAGACAGTGTGGGGAAGTGTACCCCAGTATGAGTGAGCTGAGATCCCATCAGAAGATTCATCCTCCCGAGCTGTCCAATCAGTGCATGCAGTGTGGGAAATTTTTCAGCTCCGCTGCATGTTTGACAGCCCACGAGCTGCgccacagacagcagagaaCACAGATTTGCGTGCATTGTGGCAAAGCTTTTAAGAACAAACATGACCTGAGCCTTCACATGCGAAGCCACACAGGCGAGAGGCCTTTTCAATGCACGTACTGTGGGAAACGTTTCTCTGTGTCAGGAAACCTGAACATACATATTCGAACTCACACCGGAGAGAAACCATATCTGTGCTCTGACTGTGGCAAAGCTTTTGTGTCAGCTGGTGAGCTGCAGATACACAGGCGTACACACACAGGGGAAAAGCCATACAAATGCACTGTATGTGGGAGAGGATTCACCATGGCGAGTAAAGTGACACTTCACATGCGCGTTCACACCGGGGAACGCCCTTATGTCTGCTCTGAATGTGGGAAAGGCTTTTCACGTGGCAGTGAACTGAAAAAACATACCATGAACCACACAGGGGTCCGACCCTACGCTTGTCAGCTGTGTGCAAAGACTTATACATGCCTCAATCACCTGAAGAGACACTTAAAAACTCATAGTGTAGCCCAAACCCAGTCTGTCTAA
- the LOC127142388 gene encoding zinc finger protein ZFMSA12A isoform X1, with translation MEGSLPLSSLRLLAPPLRVMLAVMWKVVRQRSIKHYGKVEEFVSLVTETIPDILTNRQMRLLTLGLRAKMTLQMLGSEQSEDLRCVRTHLESFLSSSSKEHQPENEALEANFVRLVQRLLEDPKAREHFRENVFPVEYGPNFDTALETLVCEFFTRLEELVLIPNFKQTAVWINDTSSVLKEYMQCVTKGDDLKVLLRSKVCHGKMAKMDSTVPSPSEQQLFSSLSLPPSLRATSTKDVESNTETCENQRESEAISPQEEVDMRIQDAKWPDENETQHSVSTSNAEQTTGGKCSDSVPDVHTVEESDDRAASTSAESPALSSSMIGPPRQRVAHKCTQCGKCFIYRYELLEHQRLHTGENPYKCSQCGKAFRRTSDLSTHRRTQCSKAAYICIKCGNSFQSIRDKFRHQCVHSVQKFDCSQCGKSFKKMYLLGKHELTHTQNRIFTCRQCGEVYPSMSELRSHQKIHPPELSNQCMQCGKFFSSAACLTAHELRHRQQRTQICVHCGKAFKNKHDLSLHMRSHTGERPFQCTYCGKRFSVSGNLNIHIRTHTGEKPYLCSDCGKAFVSAGELQIHRRTHTGEKPYKCTVCGRGFTMASKVTLHMRVHTGERPYVCSECGKGFSRGSELKKHTMNHTGVRPYACQLCAKTYTCLNHLKRHLKTHSVAQTQSV, from the exons ATGG AGGGATCCCTGCCCCTGTCCTCGCTGAGGCTCCTGGCTCCACCTCTGCGAGTGATGTTGGCTGTGATGTGGAAAGTGGTTCGTCAGAGGAGCATAAAGCATTATGGGAAAGTGGAAGAGTTTGTGTCCTTGGTAACTGAAACCATCCCTGACATCTTGACAAATAGACAGATGAGACTGCTCACTCTGGGCTTAAGAGCAAAG atgacTTTACAGATGTTAGGCTCTGAACAGTCAGAGGATCTCAGATGTGTTAGAACGCACTTAGAAAGCTTCCTGTCATCCAGCTCAAAAGAG CATCAGCCAGAAAATGAAGCTCTTGAAGCCAACTTTGTCAGGCTTGTTCAGAGACTTCTGGAGGACCCAAAAGCGAGAGAACACTTCCGCGAG AATGTGTTCCCTGTGGAGTATGGCCCCAACTTTGATACAGCACTGGAGACTCTGGTTTGTGAGTTCTTCACCcgactggaggagctggtgcTTATACCAAACTTTAAACAG ACTGCAGTGTGGATCAATGATACATCCTCTGTGCTAAAAGAGTACATGCAGTGTGTAACCAAAGGAGATGACCTCAAAGTACTGCTCAGAAGCAAGGTGTGTCATGGTAAAATGGCCAAGATGGATTCCACTG TGCCCTCtccctcagagcagcagctcttcTCATCATTATCCCTGCCTCCTTCTTTGAGAGCAACCAGCACCAAAGATGTGGAATctaacacagaaacatgtgaaAACCAAAGAGAATCTGAGGCAATTTCTCCTCAGGAGGAGGTAGATATGAGGATACAGGATGCAAAATGGCCAGATGAGAATGAGACACAACATAGTGTGAGTACCAGCAATGCCGAACAAACAACAGGAGGGAAATGCAGTGACAGTGTTCCTGATGTCCACACTGTGGAAGAGTCTGATGACAGAGCTGCCTCTACATCTGCTGAGAGTCCTGCACTGTCCAGCTCTATGATAGGCCCCCCTCGGCAGAGAGttgcacacaaatgcactcaGTGTGGGAAGTGCTTCATTTATCGTTATGAACTCCTGGAGCATCAAAGGCTTCACACTGGAGAAAACCCTTATAAGTGCTCTCAGTGTGGAAAGGCCTTCAGGAGGACATCGGACCTGTCTACTCACAGACGAACACAGTGCTCAAAAGCAGCTTATATTTGCATCAAATGTGGAAATAGCTTTCAATCTATACGGGACAAATTTAGACACCAGTGTGTTCATAGTGTCCAAAAGTTTGACTGTTCTCAGTGCGGGAAAAGCTTCAAAAAAATGTACTTGCTGGGTAAGCATGAGCTGACTCACACCCAGAACCGTATTTTCACATGCAGACAGTGTGGGGAAGTGTACCCCAGTATGAGTGAGCTGAGATCCCATCAGAAGATTCATCCTCCCGAGCTGTCCAATCAGTGCATGCAGTGTGGGAAATTTTTCAGCTCCGCTGCATGTTTGACAGCCCACGAGCTGCgccacagacagcagagaaCACAGATTTGCGTGCATTGTGGCAAAGCTTTTAAGAACAAACATGACCTGAGCCTTCACATGCGAAGCCACACAGGCGAGAGGCCTTTTCAATGCACGTACTGTGGGAAACGTTTCTCTGTGTCAGGAAACCTGAACATACATATTCGAACTCACACCGGAGAGAAACCATATCTGTGCTCTGACTGTGGCAAAGCTTTTGTGTCAGCTGGTGAGCTGCAGATACACAGGCGTACACACACAGGGGAAAAGCCATACAAATGCACTGTATGTGGGAGAGGATTCACCATGGCGAGTAAAGTGACACTTCACATGCGCGTTCACACCGGGGAACGCCCTTATGTCTGCTCTGAATGTGGGAAAGGCTTTTCACGTGGCAGTGAACTGAAAAAACATACCATGAACCACACAGGGGTCCGACCCTACGCTTGTCAGCTGTGTGCAAAGACTTATACATGCCTCAATCACCTGAAGAGACACTTAAAAACTCATAGTGTAGCCCAAACCCAGTCTGTCTAA